A region from the Borrelia hermsii DAH genome encodes:
- a CDS encoding DUF787 family protein, with amino-acid sequence MPQDTISVNLAHSELDINYVSYYTPLLVYKCAKIKLNDSTPKVKILNLNINSFEKQIEALEKEGSNGEDEFNKEREYLKKAMQAFFSAGDAGLRSVKLLIYKEGTEAKAIKTQLRDNRYTFVALINTYSSNSDGGDGLTIYKDDYTHFKDPAHFFVFATKESEIKELFKNGTNSKSKIIVIHSKGEEYLHLRFISKYLHEASIFHAVNPYGLKFSGMSPITDDSITCKLRNANINFYSLLNETGLDGVMAFKEGVTLEGTPIDEIFTYHYIKSELTSELIRVWNVNGRQNSKLSELQLSGKRDNAYSAAVECMLKRFIDRNIIVAYSKLKIHISPTPELKLFLSIEITYNHSMNAVLLNITAQDINSYLNSLKEN; translated from the coding sequence ATGCCACAAGATACAATCAGTGTGAATTTGGCACATTCTGAATTAGATATAAACTATGTAAGTTACTATACACCCTTACTAGTGTATAAATGTGCAAAGATCAAACTCAATGATTCAACACCTAAGGTAAAGATATTAAACTTAAATATAAATAGCTTTGAAAAACAAATCGAGGCACTTGAAAAAGAAGGAAGTAATGGTGAGGATGAATTTAATAAGGAGAGAGAATACCTAAAAAAAGCAATGCAAGCATTCTTCTCAGCAGGTGATGCCGGACTTAGATCAGTCAAGCTACTTATATATAAAGAGGGAACCGAAGCAAAGGCAATTAAAACCCAACTTAGAGACAATAGATATACTTTTGTTGCCCTTATTAATACTTATTCAAGTAACAGTGATGGTGGTGATGGGCTTACAATATATAAGGATGATTATACTCATTTTAAAGACCCTGCTCACTTCTTTGTATTTGCAACAAAAGAATCTGAAATAAAAGAGTTGTTTAAAAATGGTACGAATTCTAAATCTAAAATTATTGTTATCCACTCTAAAGGAGAGGAATACTTACACTTAAGATTTATATCTAAATACTTACATGAAGCGAGTATATTTCATGCTGTAAACCCTTATGGACTTAAGTTTAGCGGTATGAGTCCTATTACTGATGATTCTATAACCTGTAAACTTAGGAATGCTAATATTAACTTTTACTCATTGCTTAATGAGACTGGTCTTGATGGTGTTATGGCTTTTAAGGAAGGAGTAACTCTTGAAGGAACTCCCATTGACGAAATATTTACTTATCATTATATCAAATCTGAACTTACATCCGAGCTTATTAGAGTATGGAATGTTAATGGTAGACAGAATAGTAAACTATCAGAACTACAACTCTCAGGAAAAAGAGATAATGCTTACAGTGCTGCTGTTGAATGTATGCTTAAACGTTTCATTGATAGGAATATTATTGTTGCTTACTCCAAGCTTAAGATTCACATATCACCAACACCCGAGCTAAAGCTTTTCTTATCAATAGAGATTACTTATAACCACTCTATGAACGCTGTCCTTTTAAACATTACAGCACAAGATATAAATAGTTATCTAAATAGCTTGAAGGAGAATTGA
- a CDS encoding DUF764 family protein — translation MILDIATINQSLISVLKDFTKFASIHKLDVDIINTHNHPYMSEHTIKKPNILAIKFENTLGLFNHNLRTGSFYKNVNEFGICFQIYFMAFANVNKNAYKRLMSLYTLFSDFLHDLGTQRFTFKPEEGISTHEIDLKFYIYATTNMQNSGLIDIESNYSKLAYSASCGFKANVQVKEKQIKEEEQNATRYNQCEFGTF, via the coding sequence ATGATACTGGATATTGCTACTATAAATCAATCTCTAATATCAGTTTTAAAAGACTTCACTAAATTTGCAAGCATTCATAAACTTGATGTTGATATTATAAATACGCATAACCATCCATACATGTCTGAACATACAATAAAAAAGCCCAATATCCTTGCAATAAAATTTGAAAATACCTTAGGTCTCTTTAATCACAACTTAAGAACCGGTTCATTTTACAAAAATGTAAATGAATTTGGTATCTGTTTCCAAATCTATTTCATGGCATTTGCAAACGTTAATAAGAATGCATATAAGAGACTTATGTCACTTTATACGTTATTTAGTGATTTTTTACATGACTTAGGTACCCAACGGTTTACATTCAAACCTGAAGAAGGTATAAGCACTCATGAAATAGATCTAAAGTTTTACATTTATGCTACAACCAATATGCAAAATTCTGGTCTTATTGATATTGAAAGCAATTATAGTAAGTTAGCATACTCTGCAAGTTGTGGTTTTAAAGCTAATGTACAAGTAAAAGAAAAACAAATTAAGGAGGAAGAACAGAATGCCACAAGATACAATCAGTGTGAATTTGGCACATTCTGA
- a CDS encoding DUF1506 family protein: MSTRERLASMADRMIGRFREESYFRFYKGTYSHDDEFESPEINFDKNNYTQFVGIIIDISPQELVKINDSNIYDLENLSKLYTNAEINFEIKDRVSLEGSFFEIIKIDSSVGYKTLILRGLEWR; the protein is encoded by the coding sequence ATGAGTACAAGAGAAAGACTTGCTAGTATGGCAGATCGCATGATTGGCAGGTTTCGTGAAGAATCATACTTCCGGTTTTACAAAGGAACATATTCGCATGATGATGAGTTTGAAAGCCCTGAGATTAATTTCGATAAAAATAATTACACTCAATTTGTTGGAATTATTATCGATATCTCTCCACAAGAACTTGTAAAAATTAATGACTCTAATATTTATGACTTGGAAAACTTATCAAAGCTTTACACAAATGCTGAGATTAATTTTGAAATTAAAGACAGAGTATCACTTGAGGGTTCATTTTTTGAAATTATAAAGATTGACTCTAGCGTTGGTTATAAGACTTTAATTTTACGGGGTTTGGAATGGAGATAA
- a CDS encoding DUF3890 domain-containing protein, which produces MDSDVESSEGFGELYLRIKALLDLSEEDLSFAKFEEQAKLLEMILNTRGVNLSTLNISQASLLLYYHIGCHLKRSGVIREFGLEQIKKEKFGELEIDYYPSSGTELNCGSKDYCSSFEELITQIKSGARKTYCIGVV; this is translated from the coding sequence ATGGATAGTGATGTAGAATCATCAGAAGGTTTTGGAGAGCTTTACTTACGAATTAAAGCTCTCTTAGATTTATCTGAAGAGGATTTAAGTTTTGCAAAGTTTGAAGAACAAGCAAAGCTACTTGAGATGATACTTAATACACGTGGTGTTAACCTTAGCACATTAAATATTAGTCAAGCATCTCTACTGCTTTATTATCACATAGGTTGCCATCTAAAGCGTTCTGGTGTGATTCGTGAGTTTGGTCTTGAACAAATCAAAAAAGAAAAATTTGGTGAGCTTGAGATTGATTATTATCCATCCTCAGGTACCGAATTGAATTGTGGGAGTAAAGATTATTGTTCCTCTTTTGAAGAGCTTATCACACAAATTAAGTCAGGAGCGCGTAAGACTTACTGCATAGGTGTTGTGTAA
- a CDS encoding DUF228 domain-containing protein, protein MSNVTELVNKYEEQAKKIKKLMKNPTRDAGTFSNTADFRNKNLHFSNSGGTVTSRHDKLKNYFFKGYPYKRGVKLVVDTTSDNSKPHYEPHVEAGGEDDLYGICTDIDEFTQTATVIPITNSFQGYLVAKDNTIKRKDKLKFNSDGQVEKNSSSNNKISVVALSDSIELDSTDKLYVVHVAVYGNKGKPS, encoded by the coding sequence TTGTCAAATGTAACTGAGTTAGTAAATAAATATGAAGAACAAGCTAAGAAAATAAAAAAGTTAATGAAGAATCCTACCAGGGATGCTGGTACTTTTAGTAATACAGCTGATTTTAGGAATAAAAATTTACATTTTAGTAATTCTGGTGGAACTGTAACTAGTAGGCACGACAAACTTAAGAATTATTTTTTTAAAGGTTATCCATATAAAAGAGGAGTAAAGCTTGTTGTAGATACAACATCAGATAATAGTAAACCGCACTATGAACCACATGTTGAGGCTGGGGGTGAGGATGACCTTTATGGTATCTGCACAGATATTGATGAGTTTACACAAACTGCTACAGTAATACCTATTACAAATAGCTTTCAAGGGTATCTTGTTGCAAAAGATAATACCATCAAGAGAAAAGATAAGCTTAAATTTAATTCAGATGGACAGGTTGAAAAGAATAGTTCAAGTAATAACAAAATTAGTGTAGTAGCCCTATCAGATTCAATCGAACTTGATAGTACCGATAAACTTTACGTAGTACATGTAGCTGTTTATGGCAATAAAGGTAAACCAAGTTAA
- a CDS encoding DUF228 domain-containing protein, with protein MSSKGQQASLTPNVPNESLDSDIYSSMDDTEIVQFLQQQVEQEASIQEDSTQGRRRGKRHAAALETAEGKTLKECILKLKKYSKSFDDEPAVFKAKTGFRDKNLTFDAICQSLSSSTDKLEEYPAFGFPYKRAVKLKIETGKPDEVQVEVSDGKNMYGICIDIDEYTNIATVIPITNNFEGYVFAQNSSGIQVGDKLDFNSNGEAFKTSSSSSVSINAIALSNIFTLQLTDDESKKGQEDYKLYLVKIALYGNRAVS; from the coding sequence GTGAGTAGCAAGGGTCAGCAAGCAAGCTTAACACCAAATGTGCCAAATGAATCACTTGATTCTGACATTTATTCTTCAATGGATGATACTGAAATTGTCCAGTTTTTACAACAACAAGTAGAACAAGAAGCTTCCATACAAGAGGACTCTACACAGGGGAGGAGAAGAGGTAAGAGACATGCAGCGGCACTAGAGACTGCTGAGGGTAAGACCCTTAAAGAGTGTATCTTAAAATTAAAGAAATACTCTAAAAGTTTTGATGATGAGCCTGCTGTTTTTAAAGCCAAGACTGGATTTAGAGATAAAAATTTAACATTTGATGCTATATGTCAATCTTTATCAAGTAGCACAGATAAATTAGAAGAATACCCAGCTTTTGGATTTCCATACAAACGTGCTGTTAAATTAAAAATTGAAACAGGTAAACCTGATGAAGTTCAAGTAGAAGTTTCTGATGGCAAAAATATGTATGGAATATGCATTGATATTGATGAATATACTAATATCGCAACAGTAATACCAATAACAAATAATTTTGAAGGATATGTATTTGCGCAAAATTCTTCTGGTATTCAGGTTGGTGATAAATTAGATTTCAATTCAAATGGAGAAGCCTTTAAGACATCTAGTTCTTCATCAGTTTCAATTAACGCAATTGCACTTAGTAACATATTTACATTGCAGCTTACTGATGATGAATCTAAAAAAGGACAAGAAGATTATAAATTGTATTTAGTAAAGATAGCTCTTTATGGTAATAGGGCAGTTTCTTAA
- a CDS encoding DUF228 domain-containing protein — protein sequence MSQTNITQLKTEYDKKVQEIQDLMKNPNRDAGLFHVDIGFQDKGVHFANQGGTITSSVDRLENYPVKGYPYKRGVKLSFEDGYEPCVEAGGGADLFGICTDIDEFTGTATVMPITNNFTGYLVVKKSSQSSITPGVKVKFDTNGEIENDSGSGSRTINGIALSKAFKINENLYIALVSIFGNRGVS from the coding sequence ATGTCACAGACCAATATAACACAACTAAAGACCGAATATGATAAGAAGGTACAAGAAATACAAGACCTAATGAAGAACCCGAATAGAGATGCTGGTCTTTTTCATGTAGATATAGGTTTTCAGGATAAAGGAGTACACTTTGCAAATCAAGGTGGGACTATAACTAGCAGTGTTGACAGATTAGAAAATTATCCTGTTAAAGGATATCCATACAAGAGAGGAGTAAAGTTATCTTTTGAGGATGGTTATGAACCTTGTGTTGAAGCTGGGGGTGGTGCTGACCTTTTTGGTATATGTACTGATATAGATGAATTTACTGGTACTGCTACAGTAATGCCAATAACAAACAATTTTACTGGATATTTGGTAGTAAAAAAAAGTAGCCAATCTTCCATTACACCTGGTGTAAAAGTGAAATTTGATACGAATGGAGAGATTGAAAATGACAGTGGTTCAGGTTCTCGCACTATTAATGGTATTGCCTTATCGAAAGCATTTAAAATCAATGAAAATCTATACATAGCGCTTGTAAGTATATTTGGAAATAGAGGGGTCAGCTAA
- a CDS encoding DUF1357 family protein, whose amino-acid sequence MNQEIQENVNNTQEDNLMQSTEDNKEDKNSITLSLKEYEEYKAYKATRESDSQNLSINERISKELADTQARLEEENKLLSEASRINEIDTLARKHLSSHFNKETLLAKGYLLKDIMQAQRRELVRKYVPAEDIQAIAKVRDTSHLDGEVLEQLVNLAKVNIKKRIQATSISSKGEIKLNLTNEDISILDPNFSPQNFNEFNISIANAYKERRNEFYKLGKQKTA is encoded by the coding sequence GTGAACCAAGAAATACAAGAAAATGTAAATAATACACAAGAGGATAACTTGATGCAAAGTACAGAGGATAATAAAGAGGATAAAAATAGTATTACTTTAAGTTTAAAGGAATATGAAGAATATAAAGCATATAAAGCAACAAGAGAATCTGATAGTCAGAATTTAAGTATTAATGAGAGGATATCAAAGGAGCTTGCCGATACGCAAGCACGCTTGGAAGAAGAAAATAAATTATTAAGTGAGGCTTCTCGTATTAATGAGATTGATACTTTAGCACGCAAACATTTAAGTTCGCATTTTAATAAAGAGACACTACTTGCTAAAGGCTACTTATTAAAAGATATAATGCAAGCACAACGTAGGGAACTTGTTAGAAAGTACGTACCAGCTGAAGACATTCAAGCTATTGCTAAGGTAAGAGATACTAGTCATTTAGATGGAGAAGTGCTTGAACAACTTGTAAACCTTGCTAAAGTAAATATAAAGAAAAGAATCCAAGCTACAAGTATCAGTTCCAAAGGTGAGATTAAACTTAACTTAACAAATGAGGATATATCAATCTTAGATCCTAACTTTAGTCCTCAAAACTTTAATGAGTTTAATATTTCTATTGCTAATGCTTATAAAGAGAGAAGAAATGAGTTTTATAAGCTTGGAAAACAAAAAACTGCTTAA
- a CDS encoding anti-CBASS protein Acb1 family protein: MSLNFKINSRDLYKYSIFFRNYISNVAEDCLKNGITLNSVTTALNVNDALETLKIELKATLLQCLISYRFNGVGYILVKTADQLQDLHLEVNKELPIGFMYLDYSNVRDEGPDATYITYTLKVNTDGKISYKEIQIHKSRVIIHSNYDYVLKAYSPCYTQSFLLNIYLFEQIYKEIEKRIESHNFLFYRDESLVSLQDALSNATTSLELLTKGVNDRASIFPNIFKRNDLNENHISAFKSVNRDLERELSRLKSNLNNEGIFYSGTPDASLEVIKYDLTYLKEALALVKAKIGADTKEPLTRSFNEQVKGLGSDGKGDRSNYYDFLKGVQEELEINCNSKLGKHYYLDMRFNSLHVLTEEEKYERDLRLIELTLKYKELESSNTLSQRELDALRAKLFFYEQ, encoded by the coding sequence ATGAGCTTAAATTTTAAGATTAATTCAAGAGATTTATATAAATATTCAATATTTTTTAGAAACTACATTTCAAATGTAGCAGAAGATTGCCTTAAGAATGGAATCACTTTAAATAGTGTAACTACTGCTTTGAATGTTAATGATGCTTTAGAAACGTTAAAAATAGAGCTAAAAGCAACATTATTGCAGTGTCTTATTAGTTATCGTTTTAATGGTGTTGGATACATTTTAGTTAAAACAGCAGATCAGCTACAAGATTTACACTTGGAAGTAAATAAAGAATTGCCTATTGGGTTTATGTATCTTGATTATAGTAATGTTCGTGATGAGGGGCCTGATGCTACTTATATAACATATACTTTAAAAGTAAATACAGATGGGAAGATATCTTATAAGGAAATACAGATTCATAAGAGCAGGGTAATCATACACTCCAATTATGATTATGTGCTTAAAGCATACAGCCCATGTTATACGCAAAGCTTTTTGCTTAATATATATCTTTTTGAACAAATATATAAAGAAATAGAAAAGCGAATAGAGAGTCATAACTTTTTATTTTACAGGGATGAATCATTAGTATCATTACAAGATGCCTTAAGTAATGCTACAACCTCATTAGAACTTTTAACTAAGGGCGTTAATGATAGGGCGAGCATATTTCCTAATATCTTTAAAAGAAATGATTTAAATGAGAATCATATAAGTGCGTTTAAGAGTGTAAATAGAGATTTAGAAAGAGAGCTTTCCAGGCTTAAATCCAACTTAAATAATGAAGGAATATTTTACAGTGGCACACCAGATGCCTCACTGGAGGTTATTAAGTATGACTTAACCTATTTAAAGGAAGCATTAGCATTAGTAAAAGCAAAGATAGGTGCTGACACAAAAGAACCACTAACAAGGAGCTTTAATGAACAAGTTAAGGGACTGGGAAGTGATGGTAAGGGGGACAGATCGAATTACTATGACTTTCTAAAAGGTGTTCAAGAAGAGCTAGAAATTAATTGTAATAGTAAACTGGGTAAGCATTACTACTTAGACATGAGATTTAATTCATTGCATGTGCTAACTGAAGAAGAAAAGTATGAGAGAGATTTGCGACTTATAGAATTAACCCTTAAATATAAGGAATTAGAATCAAGCAATACGTTAAGTCAAAGAGAACTTGACGCTTTAAGAGCAAAATTATTTTTTTATGAACAATAA
- the bdr gene encoding Bdr family repetitive protein, with amino-acid sequence MGLAQPVITQQMVIAELTKAGINREIAIDLSYRYYRNELTYKDIEYLETTFNLKLEKLEASLKSDIRDLDNKIDNVRNELKSDIRDLDNKIDTVENNLNIKIDNVRNELKSDIKDLDNKIDNVRNELKSDIASVSNEISLVRKDMEFNRVELDNKLDKTTSEFKSTLRLHNWMFGTLITLNIGIFLALISLLVK; translated from the coding sequence ATGGGACTTGCACAACCAGTAATTACACAACAAATGGTTATAGCAGAACTTACCAAAGCTGGGATAAATAGAGAGATTGCTATTGATCTGTCTTACAGATATTATCGCAATGAGCTTACTTATAAAGATATTGAGTATTTAGAGACTACTTTTAACCTTAAGCTTGAAAAGCTTGAGGCAAGCTTAAAATCTGATATTAGAGACCTTGACAACAAGATTGATAACGTTAGAAATGAATTAAAATCTGATATTAGAGACCTTGATAATAAGATTGATACTGTTGAGAATAATCTTAACATTAAGATTGATAACGTTAGAAATGAATTAAAATCTGACATTAAAGACCTTGATAATAAAATTGATAACGTTAGAAATGAATTAAAATCTGACATTGCATCTGTGAGCAATGAAATTTCTCTTGTTAGAAAAGATATGGAATTTAATAGGGTGGAGCTTGATAATAAACTTGATAAAACCACATCAGAATTTAAGAGTACATTAAGATTACATAATTGGATGTTTGGAACCCTTATTACCCTTAATATAGGAATATTTTTAGCATTAATATCATTATTAGTAAAGTAA
- a CDS encoding PBSX family phage terminase large subunit, with product MDIYKLPLFKEMQKEYKREFGIDIADLIKLKATVIDFRGFEKTYLTKKQCEVLKLIENNNRSKIILSGGIASGKTFLACYLYLKMLIKNRHLYKQDTNNFILGNSQKSLEINVLGQFEKIASMLRVPFTPKFSNTSYFEIDSLRVNLYGGDKASDFERFRGSNSALIYVNEATTLHKETLIECLKRLRVGMETIIFDTNPDSPEHFFKTDYIDNKKTYATYNFTTYDNELISKEFIKTQEEIYRDMPTYKARVLLGEWVASYDSIFTNINLTSNHEFISPIAYLDPAYSIGGDNTALCVLERVDQKYYAFIFQEKLPVSDPKVLNTIKTILTNLNVHTLYVEDRDDTSGHGNVTKTFLKLRAGMNHEFRIAPIKPISNKFTRIATLIGPFASSNLSIMYYSSKSAIADIYKYKGDGKSADDSLDSLSAAYMLLTLGIRSLKAHFTKIRFL from the coding sequence ATGGATATATATAAACTACCTCTTTTTAAGGAAATGCAAAAAGAATACAAGCGTGAATTTGGTATTGATATAGCAGATTTAATTAAACTGAAAGCAACTGTTATTGATTTTAGAGGGTTTGAAAAGACATATCTAACTAAGAAACAATGTGAGGTTTTAAAATTAATTGAGAATAATAATCGAAGTAAAATTATCCTGTCAGGTGGTATTGCCAGTGGTAAAACATTCTTGGCTTGCTATTTATATCTAAAGATGCTCATTAAGAATAGACATCTTTATAAGCAGGATACCAATAATTTTATATTAGGTAATTCCCAAAAATCATTAGAGATTAATGTTTTAGGGCAGTTTGAAAAGATTGCTAGCATGCTAAGAGTACCCTTTACGCCAAAGTTTTCTAATACATCATATTTTGAAATAGACTCCTTAAGAGTCAATCTATATGGGGGAGATAAGGCAAGTGACTTTGAAAGGTTTAGAGGAAGCAATTCCGCTCTTATTTATGTAAATGAAGCAACTACACTGCATAAGGAAACATTAATAGAATGTTTAAAGAGACTTAGAGTAGGTATGGAAACTATTATATTTGATACAAATCCTGACAGTCCAGAACATTTTTTTAAAACTGATTATATTGATAACAAGAAAACTTATGCTACATATAACTTTACAACATATGATAATGAACTAATATCAAAAGAATTTATTAAAACCCAAGAAGAGATTTACAGGGACATGCCAACATATAAAGCAAGGGTACTCTTAGGAGAATGGGTTGCCTCATACGATTCGATATTTACCAATATTAATCTTACAAGTAATCATGAATTTATAAGTCCAATAGCATATTTAGATCCTGCATACAGTATTGGAGGTGATAATACTGCCCTTTGTGTTTTAGAAAGAGTAGATCAAAAGTATTATGCATTTATATTTCAAGAGAAGTTACCAGTCAGTGATCCTAAGGTATTAAATACAATTAAAACTATTTTGACAAACCTTAATGTACATACATTATATGTTGAAGATAGGGATGATACTTCTGGGCATGGGAATGTGACTAAAACTTTTCTTAAACTTAGAGCAGGTATGAATCATGAGTTTAGAATTGCGCCAATTAAACCTATAAGTAATAAATTTACTAGAATTGCTACGTTAATAGGACCATTTGCAAGTTCTAACTTAAGTATTATGTACTATTCAAGCAAGTCAGCAATTGCTGATATTTATAAGTACAAAGGAGATGGAAAGAGTGCTGATGATTCATTAGATAGCCTATCAGCAGCATATATGTTGTTGACTTTGGGTATACGTTCTCTTAAAGCACATTTTACTAAAATAAGGTTCCTATAA
- a CDS encoding DUF603 domain-containing protein: protein MRRAKKSFDDYVVYFKEGRLNDAQIAKELGVSRVNVGKMRRRWEEIKDDPEYVKETAKLTIREDTLTNILLHASQSTAQARDLKSQFSMARSMLGIEFINSFSRYLELELKAHNHEIEVLESKIISLDNKIRNNNLSHSDEESKRLEELKLKLDELKRERELKKMSLYYKTMLKLKATDVDVRSKF from the coding sequence ATGAGAAGAGCAAAGAAGTCATTTGATGATTATGTTGTGTATTTTAAAGAAGGCAGGCTTAATGACGCACAAATAGCAAAAGAGCTGGGAGTAAGTCGTGTTAATGTAGGAAAGATGAGACGCAGGTGGGAAGAGATTAAGGATGACCCTGAATACGTTAAAGAAACTGCTAAGCTTACTATTCGTGAGGATACTTTAACTAATATTTTGCTTCATGCTTCACAAAGTACAGCCCAAGCGCGTGATCTTAAAAGTCAGTTCAGTATGGCCAGAAGCATGTTGGGAATTGAATTTATAAATTCATTTAGTCGTTATTTAGAGTTGGAACTTAAAGCCCATAATCACGAGATAGAAGTATTAGAATCTAAGATTATAAGTCTTGATAATAAAATTAGGAATAATAATCTTTCGCATTCAGATGAAGAGAGTAAGAGGCTTGAAGAATTAAAACTTAAACTGGATGAACTTAAAAGGGAAAGAGAACTTAAGAAGATGTCACTTTATTATAAGACAATGCTTAAGCTTAAAGCTACTGATGTTGATGTGAGATCTAAATTTTAA
- a CDS encoding DNA adenine methylase: MKLLAREGNKYRYSKGIISLFPKHTAYIEGFFGTGAIFFAKPLACYNILNDNSQFIYKFFYYLRRNPDVLYKKVRDAIIYDRIINENQDKIEYMVLRSLYSLYGSCNLTMRLDRSNSKRLFLGMLKTYKSRAKEMLDCAIFTSRDIFDFLGALPKRDKIASTFVYLDPPYSISRGSLADNRGWNLDSLERLIVEMKRYNWQFAISEFDDLRVLELFLKYNLNVNYIARSTGIANTFGHTKHEILATSYRTSKSSMSCKNTRYIQLEMFKVQA; encoded by the coding sequence TTGAAACTGCTAGCTAGAGAAGGAAATAAGTATCGTTATAGTAAGGGTATTATAAGTCTTTTTCCTAAGCATACTGCATATATTGAAGGATTTTTTGGAACAGGCGCAATCTTTTTTGCAAAACCATTAGCTTGTTACAATATACTCAATGATAATTCTCAGTTTATTTATAAGTTTTTTTATTATTTGCGACGCAATCCTGATGTTCTTTACAAGAAGGTAAGAGACGCAATTATTTATGACAGAATTATAAATGAAAATCAAGACAAGATAGAATATATGGTTTTAAGAAGTTTGTATTCTCTATATGGTTCATGTAACTTAACTATGAGGTTAGATAGAAGCAATTCTAAGAGATTATTTCTGGGTATGCTTAAGACTTATAAGTCTAGAGCAAAAGAGATGCTTGATTGTGCAATATTTACTTCGCGTGATATATTTGATTTTCTGGGTGCTCTACCTAAGCGTGATAAGATTGCTTCAACATTTGTATATCTTGATCCACCATATTCAATTTCACGTGGAAGTCTTGCTGATAATCGGGGGTGGAATTTAGATTCTCTTGAGAGGCTCATTGTAGAGATGAAGAGATATAATTGGCAATTTGCAATAAGTGAATTTGATGATTTAAGGGTTTTAGAACTTTTCTTGAAATATAATCTTAATGTTAATTATATAGCTCGTTCAACTGGCATTGCTAATACTTTTGGGCATACTAAACATGAAATACTTGCAACTTCATATAGAACCAGTAAATCAAGTATGAGTTGTAAAAATACTCGTTATATTCAACTTGAAATGTTTAAAGTGCAAGCGTGA
- a CDS encoding DUF261 domain-containing protein, with amino-acid sequence MKITQNNPKLILEIRQWGCYFLCLHYYIEQFKKLQFSINDINNNYHKFVGLGYIKSNCYIVNPCSILQNFGIKTSVRWISHSYRCASHEFEISEVKIKGVSGYHFIATNDSRVLYDSLMLKERGVEYQITSRRVFRKH; translated from the coding sequence ATGAAAATAACGCAAAATAATCCAAAGTTAATTTTAGAAATACGTCAGTGGGGATGTTACTTTTTATGTCTTCATTATTACATAGAACAATTTAAAAAATTGCAGTTTAGTATCAATGATATTAACAATAATTATCATAAATTTGTTGGTTTAGGATACATTAAAAGTAATTGTTATATTGTAAATCCATGCAGTATACTTCAAAATTTTGGCATTAAGACAAGTGTGCGTTGGATAAGTCATTCTTACAGATGCGCAAGTCATGAATTTGAGATAAGTGAAGTAAAAATCAAAGGTGTATCAGGATATCATTTTATAGCAACTAACGATTCCAGAGTGCTTTATGATTCACTTATGCTTAAGGAAAGAGGAGTTGAATATCAAATTACATCAAGGAGAGTGTTTAGGAAACATTGA